A region from the Thermus thermamylovorans genome encodes:
- the holA gene encoding DNA polymerase III subunit delta codes for MVIAFTGDPFLAREELLKEARLRGLSRFSEPTPEALAEALRPGLFGGGGAMLDLREVGEGEWKALKPLLESVPEEVPVLLLDPKPTTARAAFYRTRERRDFPTPKGKDLVRHLENRAKRLGLKLPAGVVQYLASLEGDLEALERELEKLALLSPPLTLEKVERVVALRPPVSGFDLVRAVLEGEARAAFRHLRRLREEGEEPLRLLGAFAWQFALLARAWMLLKENPRPKEEDLLRLEAHPYAAKRALELARGLSQESLEASLDALVQAERRAKEGKDPWLALERAVYTLLRLAPARPA; via the coding sequence ATGGTCATCGCCTTCACCGGCGACCCCTTCCTGGCCCGGGAAGAGCTCCTCAAGGAGGCCCGGCTCCGGGGGCTATCCCGCTTCAGCGAGCCCACCCCGGAGGCCCTGGCCGAGGCCCTGAGGCCCGGGCTTTTTGGGGGGGGAGGGGCCATGCTGGACCTGCGGGAGGTGGGGGAAGGGGAGTGGAAGGCCCTAAAACCCCTTCTGGAGAGCGTGCCCGAGGAGGTGCCCGTCCTCCTCCTGGACCCCAAGCCCACCACCGCCCGGGCCGCCTTCTACCGCACCCGGGAAAGGCGGGACTTCCCCACCCCCAAGGGGAAGGACCTCGTGAGGCACCTGGAAAACCGCGCCAAGCGCCTGGGGCTCAAGCTCCCCGCGGGGGTGGTTCAGTACCTGGCCTCCTTGGAGGGGGACCTGGAGGCCCTGGAAAGGGAGCTGGAGAAGCTCGCCCTCCTCTCCCCGCCCCTCACCCTGGAGAAGGTGGAACGGGTGGTGGCCCTGAGGCCCCCCGTGAGCGGCTTCGACCTGGTGCGGGCCGTCCTGGAGGGGGAGGCCAGGGCCGCCTTCCGCCACCTTAGGCGACTTCGGGAGGAGGGGGAGGAGCCCCTGAGGCTCCTTGGGGCCTTCGCCTGGCAGTTCGCCCTCCTGGCCCGGGCCTGGATGCTCCTCAAGGAAAACCCCAGGCCCAAGGAGGAGGACCTCCTCCGCCTCGAGGCCCACCCCTACGCGGCCAAAAGGGCCCTGGAACTGGCCCGAGGCCTCTCCCAGGAGAGCCTCGAGGCCAGCCTGGACGCCCTGGTCCAGGCGGAACGCCGGGCCAAGGAGGGCAAGGACCCCTGGCTGGCCCTGGAACGGGCGGTTTACACCCTCCTCCGCCTCGCCCCGGCAAGGCCCGCCTGA
- a CDS encoding heavy-metal-associated domain-containing protein — MNRVMIGIRGEPTPEGMARILSALRRLEGVQSAQTTGPAQLLVEYDPQALTVMDLIRTIREEGFLAGML, encoded by the coding sequence ATGAACCGGGTGATGATCGGCATCCGGGGGGAGCCCACCCCCGAGGGGATGGCGAGGATCCTCAGCGCCCTTCGGCGCCTGGAAGGGGTGCAGAGCGCCCAAACCACCGGCCCTGCCCAGCTCCTGGTGGAGTACGACCCCCAGGCCCTCACGGTGATGGACCTCATCCGCACCATCCGGGAGGAGGGCTTTTTGGCGGGCATGCTCTAA
- a CDS encoding TldD/PmbA family protein: MTLEEAKRYLLRRAKALGLEAEVLFQEERELSLRAREGALEEIKEARQGGVGLRVLAEGRVGYAYTEELSEAALEWALAEARENALLSGKEGSLPEGRPLGGHDLLGEGLSAPLEAKKEAALALERTLREDPRTRTVLMGGYQEREVRVALASTRGAEGAFRTGLAGMGGSFVMGDGASLKQGWDFRLAKEFHALDPGRTALELREKTARLLNAKPLKTGRYRAYLEPKAMANLLAVFAQALSGKNALEGKSRLLGRIGERVASDLVTLVDDPTLERGLLSRPFDAEGTPARRTVVIEKGVFQTFLHNAETARALGQENTGHAHRRYRGTLDVAPSNLYLEPAGNLALREGVLITEFMGLHAGANPVSLDFSLQALGLWVEEGEARYAVENFAVAGNLLELLQAIEGLGDQLEWEVLGAAFGSPLVAVAELSFAGA; encoded by the coding sequence ATGACCCTGGAGGAAGCCAAGCGGTACCTGTTGAGGCGGGCCAAGGCGCTGGGCCTCGAGGCGGAGGTCCTCTTCCAGGAGGAGCGGGAGCTATCCCTAAGGGCCCGGGAAGGCGCCCTGGAGGAGATCAAGGAGGCCAGGCAGGGGGGCGTGGGGCTGCGGGTGCTGGCGGAGGGCCGGGTGGGCTACGCCTACACCGAGGAGCTCTCGGAGGCCGCCCTGGAGTGGGCCCTGGCCGAAGCCAGGGAAAACGCCCTCCTCTCCGGCAAGGAGGGCTCCTTGCCAGAGGGCCGACCCCTGGGGGGCCACGACCTTTTGGGGGAGGGGCTTTCCGCGCCCCTCGAGGCCAAGAAGGAGGCGGCCCTGGCCCTGGAAAGGACCCTGCGGGAAGACCCCCGCACCCGGACCGTCCTCATGGGCGGCTACCAGGAGCGGGAGGTGCGGGTGGCCCTGGCCAGCACCCGGGGGGCCGAGGGGGCTTTCCGCACCGGCCTCGCCGGGATGGGGGGAAGCTTCGTCATGGGGGATGGGGCGAGCCTCAAGCAGGGCTGGGACTTCCGCCTGGCCAAGGAGTTCCACGCCCTGGACCCCGGGCGCACCGCCTTAGAGCTCCGGGAGAAGACGGCCAGGCTCCTGAACGCCAAGCCCCTCAAGACCGGCCGCTACCGGGCCTACCTGGAGCCCAAGGCCATGGCCAACCTCCTGGCGGTCTTCGCCCAGGCCCTCTCGGGGAAGAACGCCCTGGAGGGCAAGAGCCGCCTCCTGGGGAGGATCGGGGAGCGGGTGGCCAGCGACCTCGTGACCCTGGTGGACGACCCCACCCTGGAGCGGGGCCTCCTCTCCCGCCCCTTTGACGCCGAGGGTACCCCCGCCCGGCGCACGGTGGTGATCGAGAAAGGGGTCTTCCAGACCTTCCTCCACAACGCGGAAACCGCCAGGGCCCTGGGCCAGGAGAACACCGGCCACGCCCACCGCCGCTACCGGGGCACCCTGGACGTGGCCCCCAGCAACCTCTACCTGGAGCCCGCGGGCAACCTGGCCCTGAGGGAAGGGGTGCTCATCACCGAGTTCATGGGCCTCCACGCCGGGGCCAACCCCGTGAGCCTGGACTTCTCCCTGCAGGCCCTGGGGCTTTGGGTGGAGGAGGGGGAGGCGCGGTACGCGGTGGAAAACTTCGCCGTGGCCGGGAACCTCCTGGAGCTCCTCCAGGCCATCGAGGGCCTGGGGGACCAGCTGGAGTGGGAGGTGCTGGGGGCCGCCTTCGGAAGCCCCCTGGTGGCGGTGGCGGAGCTTTCCTTTGCTGGAGCATGA
- a CDS encoding DUF1999 family protein, translating into MRFRPFSELDLERLNRVAGSRPLSLGAVRHFARTGHSFLAEEGEEPKGFALAQAVWQGEATTVLVARIEGEDQATLEGLLAAVVKSAYDAGVYEVALHLDPGRKALTGALKAQGFAIGPLVLAVRVLGSRGQRGETRGVLE; encoded by the coding sequence ATGCGCTTCCGCCCCTTCAGCGAGCTGGACCTGGAACGCCTGAACCGGGTGGCGGGAAGCCGCCCCCTAAGCCTTGGCGCCGTGCGCCACTTCGCCCGCACCGGCCACTCCTTCCTGGCGGAGGAAGGAGAGGAGCCCAAGGGCTTCGCCCTGGCCCAGGCGGTGTGGCAGGGGGAGGCCACCACGGTCCTCGTGGCCCGCATAGAGGGGGAGGACCAAGCCACCCTGGAGGGCCTCCTGGCCGCGGTGGTGAAGAGCGCCTACGACGCCGGGGTCTACGAGGTGGCCCTGCACCTGGACCCCGGGCGGAAGGCGCTTACAGGAGCCCTAAAGGCCCAGGGCTTCGCCATCGGCCCCCTGGTCCTGGCGGTGCGGGTCCTGGGGAGCCGGGGCCAAAGGGGGGAAACCCGCGGCGTCCTAGAATAG
- a CDS encoding sulfite exporter TauE/SafE family protein, with protein sequence MSFVVGLMGGAFGGLVGLGGGVVMVPLMVGVLGLSQHKAHGTSLVAVFFTGLMGSLAYGLQGSLNPKAALLLAATAILTARLGARYAHRLPERDLKRDFGLFLVAVSLLLLLRPYLVPAGLVPSPLLQDLALLLAGAFTGFLSGMMGVGGGTVMVPAMVLLLGIDQHTAQGTSLLAMVPASLVGAYAHLRLGNVDTGLAPGLVPGVLLGTFLGGELAHLLPENALRLVFAGVLLWTGWRYLYPQGVKR encoded by the coding sequence ATGAGCTTCGTCGTCGGCCTCATGGGCGGGGCCTTCGGCGGCCTGGTGGGGCTTGGGGGGGGTGTGGTCATGGTCCCCCTCATGGTGGGGGTGCTGGGGCTCTCCCAGCACAAGGCCCACGGCACCAGCCTGGTGGCCGTCTTCTTCACCGGGCTCATGGGGTCCCTGGCCTACGGCCTGCAGGGCTCCTTGAACCCTAAAGCCGCCCTCCTCCTGGCGGCCACCGCCATCCTCACCGCCAGGCTCGGGGCCCGGTACGCCCACCGGCTCCCCGAGCGGGACCTGAAGCGGGACTTCGGCCTCTTCCTGGTGGCGGTGAGCCTCCTCCTCCTCCTCAGGCCCTACCTGGTCCCGGCGGGCCTGGTGCCAAGCCCCCTGCTGCAAGACCTGGCCCTCCTCCTGGCCGGGGCCTTCACCGGCTTCCTCTCGGGGATGATGGGGGTGGGAGGCGGGACGGTGATGGTGCCCGCCATGGTCCTCCTCCTGGGGATAGACCAGCACACCGCCCAGGGCACGAGCCTCCTGGCCATGGTCCCCGCCAGCCTGGTGGGGGCCTACGCCCACCTGCGCCTGGGCAACGTGGACACCGGCCTGGCCCCCGGCCTGGTGCCCGGGGTGCTCCTCGGCACCTTCCTCGGGGGGGAGCTGGCCCACTTGCTACCGGAAAACGCCCTGAGGCTGGTCTTCGCGGGCGTGCTCCTCTGGACGGGGTGGCGGTACCTCTACCCCCAGGGTGTCAAAAGGTAA
- a CDS encoding TldD/PmbA family protein, whose translation MLSPDLVETLLRQALEGGADFAEVYAERSRKRRMTVRSGRLEEANSGLDYGAGIRLFFGTEVVYAYTNELTPEGLREALETLLRAKGALGRVDARGAGGLDFRKALPQGLHAPRVPLSQRDKRFRLERLLEAEAGARLAPEIREVEASLQEWEQEVLIANTEGAWAEETRVRTRLYVLAVAQEGTEVQTGYAAPGKSVGLELFELYPPQEVGAKAARQALTNLRARPAPAGTMPVVVGNAFGGVIFHEALGHLLETTSVAKKASVLADRLGEEVASPAVTYIDDGTLPHAWGSTEVDDEGRPTERTVLIEKGILKSYMVDRLGHLLTGYPMTGSGRRQDYTFAPTSRMRNTFIAPGNKEVEDLIAGVEFGLYAKEMGGGQVKPGSGEYNFAVQEGYLIRKGRLEEPVRGAMLVGKGPETIEKVVAVAGDWENAPGMCGSLSGMVPVEVGQPHVLVSEIVVGGRA comes from the coding sequence ATGCTGAGCCCAGACCTGGTGGAAACCCTCCTGCGGCAAGCCTTGGAGGGCGGGGCCGACTTCGCCGAGGTCTACGCCGAACGCTCCAGGAAGCGGCGGATGACCGTGCGCTCCGGCCGCCTGGAGGAAGCCAACTCCGGCCTGGACTACGGCGCCGGGATCCGCCTCTTCTTCGGCACCGAGGTGGTCTACGCCTACACCAACGAACTCACCCCAGAAGGCCTCCGGGAGGCCCTGGAAACCCTCCTCCGGGCCAAGGGCGCCCTGGGGCGGGTGGACGCGCGGGGAGCCGGGGGGCTGGACTTCCGCAAGGCCCTCCCCCAGGGCCTGCACGCCCCCAGGGTGCCCCTTTCGCAAAGGGACAAGCGCTTCCGTCTGGAAAGGCTCCTGGAGGCCGAGGCCGGGGCCCGGCTGGCCCCGGAAATCCGCGAGGTGGAGGCCAGCCTGCAGGAGTGGGAGCAGGAGGTGCTCATCGCCAACACCGAGGGCGCCTGGGCCGAGGAAACGCGGGTGCGCACGAGGCTTTACGTCCTGGCCGTGGCCCAGGAGGGCACCGAGGTGCAGACGGGCTACGCCGCCCCCGGCAAGAGCGTGGGCCTGGAGCTCTTTGAGCTCTACCCGCCCCAGGAGGTGGGGGCCAAGGCCGCCCGCCAGGCCCTCACCAACCTGCGGGCCAGGCCCGCCCCCGCCGGGACCATGCCCGTGGTGGTGGGCAACGCCTTCGGCGGGGTCATCTTCCACGAGGCCCTGGGGCACCTCCTGGAGACCACCAGCGTGGCCAAAAAGGCCAGCGTCCTGGCCGACCGGCTGGGGGAGGAGGTGGCGAGCCCCGCGGTGACCTACATCGACGACGGCACCCTGCCCCACGCCTGGGGCTCCACGGAGGTGGACGACGAGGGCCGCCCCACGGAGCGCACGGTGCTGATCGAGAAGGGCATCCTCAAGAGCTACATGGTGGACCGCCTGGGCCACCTCCTCACCGGCTACCCCATGACGGGCTCCGGTCGGCGGCAGGACTACACCTTCGCCCCCACCTCCCGCATGCGCAACACCTTCATCGCCCCGGGGAACAAGGAGGTGGAAGACCTCATCGCCGGCGTGGAGTTTGGCCTCTACGCCAAGGAGATGGGGGGTGGCCAGGTGAAGCCGGGCTCGGGCGAGTACAACTTCGCCGTGCAGGAAGGGTACCTCATCCGCAAGGGGCGCCTCGAGGAGCCGGTGCGCGGGGCCATGCTGGTGGGCAAGGGGCCGGAGACCATCGAGAAGGTGGTGGCGGTGGCGGGGGACTGGGAAAACGCCCCCGGGATGTGCGGGAGCCTTTCCGGGATGGTGCCGGTGGAGGTGGGCCAGCCCCATGTGCTGGTCTCGGAGATCGTGGTGGGGGGTAGGGCATGA
- a CDS encoding vWA domain-containing protein, whose translation MLWLLLPVLLLVYLLYRARRPKVRPWAGVWLWQRGRRRRFRPRLDLRLLLLLLAAALMVLALEDPPLGPSPMVFVVDASASMAAREGARTRLDLAKEGLLPLLERASEAVVVRAGEEPEAFGPAPGVALRGALLALEAKDREARLEEAIALGRRLLRAPVVVATDRPPPPGVEGYLGVGTPQENLGIVAVDQGFLSLGNSAGRPLTARVEVAGEVREVRVPPGGYAPLEGLPPTFSARLLNGGALDLDDEAAFGLRRLGADYPPLPALERLFRLLGAVPGDEVRVRIGVPEGTPERPTLYLAPSGGPPISVLLTTPHPLLEGVSLLGERLPPPPRPPASWEPLAEGEESQGLLYFAEGGLYLPPLEAIQDRPLFPLLIYNFLKPYREVRAGLLAPEETLLPTPGASFLPQSPGGAGRFLALLAALVLLLEAVRSLLRPRAQPQV comes from the coding sequence ATGCTCTGGCTCCTCCTTCCGGTGCTCCTCCTGGTCTACCTCCTCTACCGAGCGAGGAGGCCCAAGGTGCGCCCCTGGGCCGGCGTGTGGCTTTGGCAGAGGGGGAGGCGGAGGCGGTTCCGGCCCCGGTTGGACCTAAGGCTTCTTCTCCTTCTCCTGGCCGCCGCCTTGATGGTCCTGGCCCTCGAGGACCCTCCCCTGGGGCCCTCCCCCATGGTCTTCGTGGTGGACGCCTCCGCCAGCATGGCCGCCCGGGAAGGGGCCAGGACCCGGCTGGACCTGGCCAAGGAGGGGCTCCTCCCCCTCCTGGAACGGGCCTCCGAGGCGGTGGTGGTGCGGGCCGGGGAGGAACCGGAGGCCTTCGGCCCCGCCCCCGGGGTGGCCCTCCGGGGGGCCCTGCTGGCCCTGGAGGCCAAGGACCGGGAGGCCCGGCTGGAGGAGGCCATCGCCCTGGGCCGGAGGCTCCTAAGGGCCCCGGTGGTGGTGGCCACGGACCGCCCCCCCCCTCCCGGGGTGGAGGGGTACCTGGGGGTGGGCACCCCCCAGGAGAACCTGGGGATCGTGGCGGTGGACCAGGGGTTCCTCTCCCTAGGAAACAGCGCGGGGCGTCCCCTCACCGCCCGGGTCGAGGTGGCGGGAGAGGTGCGGGAGGTGCGGGTGCCCCCCGGGGGCTATGCCCCCCTCGAGGGCCTCCCCCCTACCTTCAGCGCCCGCCTCCTGAACGGGGGGGCCCTGGACCTGGACGACGAGGCGGCCTTCGGCCTCCGCCGCCTGGGGGCGGACTACCCTCCCCTCCCCGCCCTGGAGCGGCTCTTCCGCCTCCTGGGGGCGGTGCCGGGGGACGAGGTGCGGGTGCGGATCGGGGTGCCGGAGGGAACCCCGGAGCGCCCCACCCTGTACCTGGCCCCTTCCGGGGGCCCCCCCATCTCTGTCCTCCTCACCACCCCCCACCCCCTCCTGGAAGGGGTGTCCCTCCTGGGGGAACGCCTGCCCCCGCCCCCCAGGCCCCCCGCCTCCTGGGAGCCTCTGGCGGAGGGGGAAGAGAGCCAGGGCCTCCTCTACTTCGCCGAAGGCGGCCTCTACCTGCCTCCCCTGGAAGCGATCCAGGACCGCCCCCTCTTTCCCCTCCTGATCTACAACTTCCTCAAACCCTACCGGGAGGTGCGCGCAGGGCTCCTGGCCCCGGAGGAGACCCTCCTCCCCACCCCGGGGGCGAGCTTCCTGCCACAGAGCCCCGGAGGAGCCGGGCGCTTTCTGGCCCTCCTGGCGGCCCTGGTGCTCCTCCTGGAGGCCGTCCGGTCCCTCCTGCGCCCCCGGGCCCAGCCCCAGGTATGA
- a CDS encoding 2-hydroxyacid dehydrogenase: MKVFVTRSLPGKALDRLRERGLEVEVHEGLFLPREELLRKVEGAVGLIPTVEDRIDAEVMDRAPGLRVIACYSVGVDHVDLEAARARGIPVTHTPGVLTEATADLALALLLAVARRVVEGVDHARKGGWQAWHPELLLGLDLEGLTLGLVGMGRIGQAVARRAEAFGMQVVYTSRTPKPLPYPHLSLEELLATSDVVSLHTPLTPETYRLLNRKRLFAMKPGSILINTARGGLVDTEALVEALRGHLFGAGLDVTDPEPLPQGHPLYALPNAVVTPHIGSAGRRTRERMAEMAVANLLAVLEGGEPPNPVVWAP; the protein is encoded by the coding sequence ATGAAGGTCTTCGTCACCCGGAGCCTGCCGGGAAAGGCCCTGGATAGGCTAAGGGAGCGGGGCCTCGAGGTGGAGGTCCACGAGGGGCTTTTCCTCCCCCGGGAGGAGCTCCTCCGCAAGGTGGAGGGCGCGGTGGGCCTCATCCCCACGGTGGAGGACCGCATCGACGCCGAGGTGATGGACCGGGCCCCCGGCCTTCGGGTCATCGCCTGCTACAGCGTGGGGGTGGACCACGTGGACCTCGAGGCCGCCCGGGCCCGGGGCATCCCCGTGACCCACACCCCCGGGGTCCTCACCGAGGCCACCGCCGACCTCGCCCTGGCCCTCCTCCTGGCGGTGGCCCGGCGGGTGGTGGAGGGGGTGGACCACGCCCGGAAAGGAGGCTGGCAGGCCTGGCACCCGGAGCTCCTCCTGGGCCTGGACCTAGAGGGCCTCACCCTCGGCCTGGTGGGCATGGGCCGCATCGGCCAGGCGGTGGCCCGAAGGGCCGAGGCCTTCGGGATGCAGGTGGTCTACACGAGCCGCACCCCCAAGCCCCTTCCCTACCCCCACCTTTCCCTGGAGGAGCTCCTGGCCACATCCGACGTGGTAAGCCTCCACACCCCCCTCACCCCTGAGACCTACCGCCTGTTGAACCGGAAGAGGCTTTTCGCCATGAAGCCGGGGAGCATCCTCATCAACACCGCCCGGGGGGGCCTGGTGGACACGGAGGCCCTGGTGGAAGCCCTAAGGGGCCACCTCTTCGGGGCGGGGCTGGACGTCACCGACCCCGAGCCCCTGCCCCAGGGCCACCCCCTTTACGCCCTCCCCAACGCTGTGGTCACCCCCCACATCGGCTCCGCGGGGAGGAGAACCCGGGAGCGCATGGCGGAGATGGCGGTGGCGAACCTCCTCGCCGTCTTGGAGGGGGGAGAGCCCCCCAACCCGGTAGTATGGGCCCCATGA
- a CDS encoding acyl-CoA dehydrogenase family protein, which translates to MLDFYAIEDLLTPEEKEIRKAARRFLEKEALPHIRDWWEEGVFPSHLIPRFAELGFLGPTLPPEYGGAGVSSAAYGLIAYELERVDSGLRSFVSVQSSLVMYPIYAFGSEEQRREFLPKLARGEMVGCFGLTEPDGGSDPYGNMKTKARREGDTWVLNGTKMWITNGNLAQIAIIWAKDEEGQVLGFLVPTDTPGFQAREVKHKMSLRASVTSELILEEVRVPESLRLPKAEGLKAPLSCLTQARFGIAWGVLGALEAVYTEAVEFAKSRSTFGEPIAKKQLVQAKLAEMLADHTEGLLLAWRLARLKDEGKLKPAQVSLAKRQNVMKALKAARLAREILGGSGITLEYHTIRHMLNLETVYTYEGTHEVHTLVLGREATGLNAL; encoded by the coding sequence ATGCTGGACTTCTACGCCATAGAAGACCTCCTCACCCCGGAGGAGAAGGAGATTAGGAAGGCCGCCCGCCGCTTCCTGGAGAAGGAGGCCCTGCCCCATATCCGGGACTGGTGGGAGGAAGGGGTCTTCCCCAGCCACCTCATCCCCAGGTTCGCGGAGCTGGGCTTCCTAGGCCCCACCCTGCCCCCGGAGTACGGGGGGGCAGGGGTAAGTAGCGCCGCCTACGGCCTCATCGCCTACGAGCTGGAACGGGTGGACTCGGGGCTGAGGAGCTTCGTGAGCGTGCAAAGCTCCTTGGTCATGTACCCCATCTACGCCTTTGGCAGCGAGGAGCAAAGGCGGGAGTTCCTGCCCAAGCTGGCCCGGGGGGAGATGGTGGGCTGCTTCGGCCTCACCGAGCCCGACGGGGGTTCGGACCCCTACGGCAACATGAAGACCAAAGCCCGCCGCGAGGGGGACACCTGGGTGCTGAACGGCACCAAGATGTGGATCACCAACGGCAACCTGGCCCAGATCGCCATCATTTGGGCCAAGGACGAGGAGGGGCAGGTCCTGGGCTTCCTCGTCCCCACGGACACCCCGGGCTTCCAGGCCCGGGAGGTGAAGCACAAGATGAGCCTAAGGGCCTCGGTCACCAGCGAGCTCATCCTGGAGGAGGTGCGGGTGCCCGAATCCTTGCGCCTGCCCAAGGCGGAGGGGCTCAAGGCTCCCCTTTCGTGCCTCACCCAGGCCCGCTTCGGCATCGCCTGGGGGGTCCTGGGGGCCCTGGAGGCGGTCTATACCGAGGCGGTGGAGTTCGCCAAAAGCCGAAGCACCTTCGGCGAGCCCATCGCCAAAAAGCAGCTGGTGCAGGCCAAGCTGGCGGAGATGCTGGCCGACCACACCGAGGGGCTTCTCCTCGCCTGGCGGCTCGCCCGGCTCAAGGACGAGGGGAAGCTCAAGCCCGCCCAGGTTTCCCTGGCCAAGCGGCAGAACGTGATGAAGGCCCTCAAAGCGGCCCGCCTGGCCCGGGAGATCCTGGGGGGAAGCGGCATCACCCTGGAGTACCACACCATCCGCCACATGCTGAACCTGGAAACCGTCTACACCTACGAGGGCACCCACGAGGTCCACACCCTGGTCCTGGGGCGGGAGGCCACGGGGCTGAACGCCCTTTAG